GAAGCGGCATTCGGAGACGCCGCGGCCGATCGAGGAGCCGTCGGCCAGGCTGAACTCCGCCTTCCGCTCCGGCCTGAGCCCGAGCGCGTGCCAGACGCGCCTCGGCAGCACGGAGTAGACCGCGCCCGTATCGACGAGGAAGCGTGCACGTATCGCCTTGCCTCGTCCGTCCCGGCGCGAAACCGTCCCGCGGACATCGATGATCCCCACATCCCCGGAACTTGCCCACAGGGCATGCCGATGGAATCGCTTCGGCAAGAGCACTGGCGGGCCTCAGCCGACCGCGGCTTCCGGGCGCCGCGCGTGGCGCTTGATGATCTCGCGCAGCCGCGG
This Deltaproteobacteria bacterium DNA region includes the following protein-coding sequences:
- a CDS encoding aspartyl protease, with the translated sequence MGIIDVRGTVSRRDGRGKAIRARFLVDTGAVYSVLPRRVWHALGLRPERKAEFSLADGSSIGRGVSECRFTLAGMTATSPVVLGEADEGPLLGAVTLETLGLMVNPLNRKVYPMRLTLGALPA